A single Triticum dicoccoides isolate Atlit2015 ecotype Zavitan chromosome 2A, WEW_v2.0, whole genome shotgun sequence DNA region contains:
- the LOC119355788 gene encoding ferredoxin-thioredoxin reductase, variable chain-like produces MATATATATATAAASPSTSSSFLLRRPLPPNPTAARCLAPPRCRAGLRTARQVAVSSVSPSPSPDVADEEAAAAPKLGKRVCVTAPVRVYHVPKAPDLDLRGMEGVVKQYVGVWKGKRITANRPFRVEFELKLDGQDKPVRFFAHLREDEFEFVRDE; encoded by the coding sequence ATGgcaaccgccaccgccaccgccaccgccaccgccgcggcGTCCCCTTCCACCTCCTCCTCGTTCCTCCTCCGCCGACCCCTCCCTCCAAATCCCACGGCCGCGCGCTGCCTCGCGCCACCGCGGTGCCGCGCGGGCCTCCGCACCGCGCGCCAGGTCGCCGTCAGCAGCGtgtccccgtccccgtcccccGACGTGGCGGACGAGGAGGCCGCGGCGGCGCCCAAGCTCGGCAAGCGCGTGTGCGTCACGGCGCCGGTCCGCGTCTACCACGTCCCCAAGGCGCCGGACCTGGACCTCCGCGGCATGGAAGGTGTGGTCAAACAGTATGTCGGTGTCTGGAAGGGCAAGCGCATCACGGCCAATCGCCCTTTCCGGGTGGAGTTCGAGCTGAAGCTCGACGGACAGGACAAGCCGGTCCGGTTCTTCGCTCACCTCCGGGAGGACGAGTTCGAGTTCGTCAGAGACGAATAG